A part of Denitratisoma oestradiolicum genomic DNA contains:
- a CDS encoding TonB-dependent receptor — protein sequence MNIQHKHFAARIIPTLIASALAGTTMTALAEKGAVLEEVIVTAQKRAERLQDVPLSISAISGGQLEARGIEGGADISGLAPNVVVNRSPANDLISQISIRGASTGQPSILVDPSVGMYIDGVYVAKSLGNLSEMVDLERIEVLRGPQGTLFGRNTLGGAINFISRKPAGVFSGSANLEIGNFGHHVERLSIDLPKMGITSLSFALRNEMQDGWLKNDNGRAFSDKDRQAFRLAANFDISRDFQVDYKYDHTESDSMPTAATLYAANGSGTILYGGLDLEALGYVGTASRASTSRPKSFAADPGGTFYQKLKVDGHALTATYQLDPSNTVKYIGSYRKLFYSDQMDLDGTPLPIVVTGQDTDLRTWSHEFQWVGNTDRFNYVAGYYIFKEDGFTYDMRGIYGDNGFVNSGVTTKQKAIYGQLDWKATPNLTLTAGIRRTREDRGLQASQYGTVGYQGPVFETRVAPVEYMTGFSATTPTLSAIYKLSDTVNIYARMAKGFKSGGWNGEATNPITLSTPYQPEKSQTLEFGVKSNFAEGRGMFNATYFHNKITDMQLTMIPPGSVQSNLYNAGKATQQGIELELTWQMSDGWRLTSSYGYLDAKFDEYLDAGINPPNAGVVINTASNREMPYAPKHTLNLAIDGRLAKTDWGTLRLIADYTWLSERFLYAVNKSYDSPLAASGAVASMTEISAIGLLNTRLLLANIPVGGPGAAEASFWVKNLTDEKKSMNGIDFYFYRTATWAPPRTYGVSFGYKW from the coding sequence ATGAATATTCAACATAAACACTTTGCAGCACGCATCATTCCCACACTGATTGCCTCAGCCCTGGCTGGGACAACAATGACGGCGCTTGCAGAAAAAGGAGCAGTACTGGAAGAAGTTATCGTCACTGCCCAGAAACGGGCTGAACGCCTGCAGGACGTGCCGCTGTCCATTTCCGCCATCAGTGGCGGACAACTGGAGGCACGGGGCATAGAGGGCGGCGCAGACATCTCTGGCCTCGCACCCAATGTGGTGGTCAACCGGTCGCCAGCCAACGATCTGATTTCCCAGATCAGCATTCGCGGCGCCTCGACCGGTCAGCCATCGATACTGGTCGACCCGTCGGTCGGCATGTATATCGATGGTGTCTATGTCGCCAAATCCCTGGGCAACCTGTCGGAAATGGTCGATCTGGAGCGCATCGAAGTGCTGCGCGGCCCGCAGGGCACGCTTTTCGGGCGCAACACGCTGGGCGGAGCGATCAACTTCATTTCCCGCAAGCCTGCCGGCGTTTTCAGCGGTTCGGCCAATCTGGAGATTGGCAACTTCGGCCATCACGTCGAACGCCTGTCCATCGATCTGCCCAAGATGGGCATCACCAGCCTGAGTTTCGCCCTGCGTAACGAAATGCAGGACGGCTGGCTGAAAAACGACAATGGCCGCGCTTTCAGCGACAAAGACCGCCAAGCATTCCGCCTCGCAGCCAACTTCGACATCAGCCGCGATTTTCAGGTGGATTACAAATACGATCACACCGAATCCGACTCCATGCCCACGGCTGCCACGCTCTATGCAGCCAACGGCAGCGGCACCATATTGTACGGTGGCCTCGATCTGGAAGCTCTGGGTTATGTGGGCACGGCGTCCCGTGCCTCCACGAGCCGGCCCAAATCCTTCGCCGCCGATCCCGGTGGAACCTTCTACCAGAAGCTGAAAGTCGATGGCCACGCTCTGACCGCCACCTATCAGCTCGACCCGAGCAATACCGTCAAATACATCGGCTCTTACCGCAAGCTTTTCTATAGCGATCAAATGGACCTGGACGGGACGCCCCTTCCCATTGTTGTCACGGGACAGGACACTGATCTGAGAACCTGGTCGCACGAATTCCAGTGGGTCGGCAATACTGATCGCTTCAACTATGTGGCGGGATACTACATCTTCAAAGAAGATGGCTTCACCTACGATATGCGCGGCATTTATGGGGATAACGGCTTCGTCAACAGCGGCGTAACTACCAAGCAAAAAGCTATCTACGGTCAGTTGGACTGGAAAGCCACGCCCAATCTGACCCTCACCGCCGGCATTCGGCGCACTCGTGAAGATCGTGGTTTGCAGGCTAGCCAATACGGTACCGTTGGTTATCAGGGGCCTGTTTTTGAAACTCGTGTTGCCCCTGTGGAATACATGACCGGCTTCAGCGCCACCACCCCCACTTTGAGTGCGATCTACAAACTCAGTGATACGGTCAATATTTATGCCCGCATGGCCAAGGGATTTAAAAGCGGAGGCTGGAACGGCGAAGCAACAAATCCGATAACCCTGAGCACCCCCTATCAACCTGAAAAATCACAGACCCTCGAGTTCGGGGTGAAGAGCAATTTCGCCGAAGGCCGGGGCATGTTCAACGCGACCTATTTCCACAACAAGATCACCGACATGCAACTCACGATGATCCCGCCCGGCTCGGTACAGTCCAATTTATATAACGCCGGCAAAGCCACCCAACAGGGCATTGAGCTTGAACTGACCTGGCAAATGAGCGACGGCTGGCGCTTAACTAGCAGTTACGGCTATCTGGATGCGAAGTTCGATGAATATTTGGATGCGGGGATCAATCCCCCGAATGCAGGTGTCGTGATCAATACCGCCAGCAATCGCGAAATGCCCTATGCCCCCAAGCACACTCTGAACCTTGCCATTGATGGCCGTCTGGCCAAGACTGATTGGGGCACGCTGCGGTTAATCGCAGACTACACCTGGCTGTCGGAGCGCTTTCTCTACGCCGTCAACAAGAGCTACGACTCACCGCTTGCGGCCAGTGGTGCAGTAGCGTCGATGACGGAAATCTCAGCCATCGGTCTGCTAAACACCCGCCTGCTGCTGGCCAATATCCCCGTGGGGGGGCCCGGCGCCGCCGAAGCGTCCTTCTGGGTAAAGAATCTGACCGACGAGAAAAAATCAATGAACGGCATCGATTTCTACTTCTACAGGACTGCAACCTGGGCACCTCCCCGGACGTATGGCGTCTCTTTTGGCTACAAGTGGTAA